The genomic region TGTACAGGCGCGGGCCCACCAGGAAGTTGCGCGCCTTCACCTCGCCGTGGACGGGCGAGCTGACCGAGTAGGCCTTGCCGGGGTAGCCATCCAGGGTGATGTCCGACTCTTCCTTGAGGGTGCCCTGGACCTCCTTCACGAGGCCGTCCTTGCCCTCGTTCAGCAGGGCCTCCGGGGGACGGCTCGCCACCAGCCGCTCCGGGTAGTCCGCGGTGCTGACGGAGTAGACGGTGTTGTCCTCGGTGCGCACGGTGAAGGCCGCGGTGTTCACCGTGTTGGCGCCCAGTGGGATCTGCCTGCGCGCGACCTGGGGCTCCATCGGCATGCCGATGGTGAAGCCTTCCGCTGCCTCGTAGGGCTTGAATTCCGGGGCCGGAGTGGCCGCGGTGCCATCCGCGCCCGGAGTGGGCTCGTTGGGCACGTCCTCGATGGTGGAGGTGGCCGAGGGACCACCGGTGCCGCCCGAGGAGGAGCCGTCGGTCTTCTGCTGATTGGCGCACGCACCGGCGATGAGCGCGAGCGTGGTAAGCGAGGCAAGGAGGAGGCGGGACAACGGGCGCATGGGCACGCTTCCTGAGCGGGAAGTGGAAGAAAACAGCTTGTCTTGTCGGACGCTAGACGAAGTCCTCCGCCGCTGACTACCCGAGTTTCGACGCGGCGCGAGCAACTTGCCCTGGCCCCGCCCCCGGAAGCGTCCGGGGGCGGACACCGAGCCGGGGCCGGAAAGTCGGCGCGGGAGGGCTATTCCCCCAGGTACGCGCGCCGAATCTCGGCGCTCTCCAGCAGCGCCTTGCCGGGGCCGGCCATCACCACCTCGCCCGTCTCCAGCACGTAGCCGTAGTGGGCGGCGTTGAGGGCCAGGTGCGCGTTCTGCTCCACCAGCAGCACGCTGACGCCGGTGGCGTTCACCTCGCGCAGGGTGCGGAAGATGGTCTCCGTCACCTGCGGCGCCAGGCCCAGGGACGGCTCGTCCAGCAGCAGCAGCTGCGGCTTGCTGAGCAGCGCCCGGGCGATGGCCAGCATCTGCTGCTCGCCACCGGACAGCGTGCCCGCCAGCTGCTTCTGACGCTCGCGCAGCACCGGGAACAGGCTGAAGCCCTTGTCCATGTCCAGGCGCACCTGGGCGGTGTCCTTGCGCAGGTACGCGCCCAGCTCCAGGTTCTCGAACACGGTGAGGTTGGGGAAGATGCCCCGGCCCTCCGGCGCGTGCGCCATGCCGCGCGGCACCAGCTGGTGCGCCTTCAAGCCCGTGATGTCCTGCCCCGCGAGCGTGATGCGGCCCGCGGTCGGCTTGAGCATGCCGCTCACCGCGCGCAGGGTGCTCGTCTTGCCCGCGCCGTTGGCGCCGATGAGGGCCACCATCTCGCCCCTGCCCACCGTCAGGGACACGCCCCGGAGCGCCTGGATGGCGCCGTAGCGGACCTGGATGCCCTCCACCGACAGGAGCGGCTCGAACGCGCGCCGCTCGCCCAGCACCTTCACCGGCTCGCTCACGCCGCGCCTCCGTGGGACTCCAGGTAGCTGTCGCCCAGGTACGCCTCGATGACCTTGCGGTCGCTGCGCACTTCCGCCGGAGCGCCGCGGGCGATGGTCTCGCCGTGGTCCAGCACGGTGATGCGCTCGCAGATGCCCATCACCAGCTTCATGTCGTGCTCGATGACCAGCACCCCCAGCGAGAACTCGTCGCGCAGCCGGCGGATGAGCACCATCAGGTCCGCCTTCTCACGCGTGTTCATGCCCGCCGCGGGCTCGTCCAGCAGCAGCACCTTGGGGCGGGTGCCCAGCGCGCGGGCGATCTCCAGCCGGCGCTGCTCGCCGTACGGGAGGTTCTTCGCCTCTTCATCGCGGCGGTGCGACAGGCCCATCACTTCCAGCAGGTGCTCCGCCTGGCGCGTCAGCTCGCGCTCCTCCGCCTGGAAGCCGGGGGTGAGCAGCAGCGCGCGCCACCAGTCGCGGTAGTTGCGCATCGCCGTGCCCGCCTTGGCCAGCGGGCCCATGACCACCGGGTGCAGCGCGCCTTGCGCGCGGCAGGCCACCTTCACGTTGTC from Corallococcus exiguus harbors:
- a CDS encoding ABC transporter ATP-binding protein, producing the protein MSASVTPVSASGTGDALLQASGVSIRFGGLKALTDFNLTVRQGDLLGLIGPNGAGKSTAFNVLTGVYQPTEGEVRVAGQRVNGWVPHQINHLGLARTFQNIRLFRALTALDNVKVACRAQGALHPVVMGPLAKAGTAMRNYRDWWRALLLTPGFQAEERELTRQAEHLLEVMGLSHRRDEEAKNLPYGEQRRLEIARALGTRPKVLLLDEPAAGMNTREKADLMVLIRRLRDEFSLGVLVIEHDMKLVMGICERITVLDHGETIARGAPAEVRSDRKVIEAYLGDSYLESHGGAA
- a CDS encoding ABC transporter ATP-binding protein, whose product is MSEPVKVLGERRAFEPLLSVEGIQVRYGAIQALRGVSLTVGRGEMVALIGANGAGKTSTLRAVSGMLKPTAGRITLAGQDITGLKAHQLVPRGMAHAPEGRGIFPNLTVFENLELGAYLRKDTAQVRLDMDKGFSLFPVLRERQKQLAGTLSGGEQQMLAIARALLSKPQLLLLDEPSLGLAPQVTETIFRTLREVNATGVSVLLVEQNAHLALNAAHYGYVLETGEVVMAGPGKALLESAEIRRAYLGE